A single genomic interval of Rosistilla ulvae harbors:
- a CDS encoding DNA-3-methyladenine glycosylase, whose product MSWQEMGFEKQTTKWPRPLAESFYRRPTASVARSLIGKTLLHRSDDRIVGGVIVETEAYLADGDPACHAARGMTPRNATMFGPPGRLYVYTIHAKYCLNAVTQRAGVGSAVLIRAIQPRWGVTQMQQRRGQQATDRLCRGPSMLCQALAIDLQHDGVCLTEDSSIWIGRAVERIATERIIAVPRIGISQAKDLPLRFLLQDSPFVSGPKYWHRTGARS is encoded by the coding sequence ATGTCATGGCAAGAAATGGGATTTGAAAAACAAACGACAAAGTGGCCCCGACCGCTGGCCGAATCATTCTACCGCCGCCCGACGGCAAGCGTCGCGAGATCGTTGATCGGAAAGACGCTACTGCATCGCAGCGACGATCGAATCGTTGGCGGTGTGATCGTGGAAACCGAAGCTTATCTGGCCGATGGCGATCCCGCCTGCCACGCAGCTCGCGGGATGACGCCACGCAACGCGACGATGTTTGGGCCGCCAGGGCGACTGTACGTCTACACGATCCACGCCAAGTATTGCCTGAATGCAGTGACACAGCGAGCGGGCGTCGGCAGCGCTGTTCTAATTCGAGCGATCCAACCGCGTTGGGGCGTGACGCAGATGCAACAGCGGCGCGGCCAGCAAGCGACCGATCGACTGTGTCGCGGCCCGTCGATGTTGTGCCAAGCGTTGGCGATCGACTTGCAACACGATGGCGTCTGCCTGACCGAAGACTCTTCGATCTGGATCGGCCGCGCCGTGGAGCGGATCGCAACCGAGAGAATCATCGCCGTCCCGCGGATCGGAATTTCACAAGCGAAGGACCTGCCGCTGCGTTTCCTATTGCAAGACAGCCCGTTTGTCAGCGGCCCCAAATACTGGCACCGCACCGGCGCTCGATCGTAA
- a CDS encoding amidohydrolase family protein: MTSSHTTSKKYRARWIVPLCSPVVHDGVISIVEGRVAAVEPYQGQTDLIDLGDAAILPGLVNAHTHLEFSDLAAPIGTAGMSIADWLPEVVRARRLQQLTQDQRMAAILKGIDEVVRDGTALLGEIATKPWPYEAVAAQQSLASGSDLRIVGFCEVLGLSPGRSQEMLDWADTQIADGGNDRIEFGISPHAPYSVPPALLEACIDRARNHSIPLAIHLAESLEERRFIESGDGPLRETFESLGLPGLEQYPLAISIDQMIQRVATTPRGLLVHGNYLSADEIQSIASHRQRLSVVYCPRTHAFFDHAPHPVADLMAAGVRVALGTDSRASNPDLDLWNEVRHLLLNRQDLDPRDVVAMATLQGADALGQPNYGRLQPGSDGQLFVLRTAARTEASLWETLLDAQPTNLLGEL, translated from the coding sequence ATGACATCAAGCCACACGACCTCAAAAAAATATCGCGCTCGCTGGATCGTACCTCTCTGCTCTCCCGTCGTCCACGATGGCGTGATCTCGATCGTCGAGGGGCGCGTCGCGGCGGTTGAACCCTATCAAGGACAAACCGATCTGATCGACCTCGGTGACGCCGCGATCCTGCCGGGACTTGTCAACGCGCACACGCACCTGGAGTTCTCCGACTTGGCAGCGCCGATCGGTACCGCGGGGATGTCGATCGCCGATTGGTTGCCCGAAGTCGTCCGCGCGCGTCGGCTACAGCAACTGACGCAGGACCAGCGGATGGCGGCGATACTCAAAGGGATCGACGAAGTCGTCCGTGACGGCACGGCGCTATTGGGAGAGATCGCAACGAAGCCGTGGCCTTATGAAGCCGTCGCTGCGCAGCAAAGTCTCGCAAGCGGCAGCGACCTGCGGATCGTCGGCTTCTGCGAAGTGCTGGGGCTTTCGCCCGGCCGGTCCCAGGAAATGCTCGACTGGGCCGACACTCAAATCGCTGATGGTGGGAACGACCGGATCGAGTTTGGCATCAGCCCGCACGCTCCTTATTCTGTCCCGCCGGCACTGCTGGAAGCGTGTATCGATAGAGCCCGAAACCACTCGATTCCGCTGGCGATTCATCTGGCCGAATCGCTCGAAGAGCGAAGGTTTATCGAAAGCGGAGACGGTCCGCTGCGAGAGACCTTCGAATCGCTGGGGCTGCCCGGACTGGAACAGTATCCGCTGGCGATCTCAATCGACCAGATGATCCAACGCGTCGCAACGACTCCGCGTGGGCTGCTGGTCCACGGGAACTACCTCTCGGCCGACGAGATCCAATCGATCGCCAGCCATCGCCAGCGGTTGTCGGTCGTCTATTGCCCGCGCACTCACGCCTTCTTCGATCACGCACCACATCCCGTAGCCGACTTGATGGCCGCCGGAGTGCGAGTCGCTTTGGGAACCGATTCGCGAGCGTCGAATCCCGATCTCGATCTGTGGAACGAGGTCCGTCATCTCCTGCTGAATCGGCAGGATCTCGATCCGCGTGACGTCGTTGCGATGGCGACGCTGCAGGGAGCTGACGCCTTGGGCCAGCCGAACTATGGTCGTTTGCAGCCCGGATCCGATGGCCAATTATTCGTATTAAGAACTGCCGCGCGGACAGAGGCTTCGCTGTGGGAGACGCTGCTGGACGCACAGCCAACTAATCTTCTTGGAGAACTTTAA
- a CDS encoding outer membrane protein assembly factor BamB family protein, producing the protein MKNIRCLALLVLSSCLFLSSLGSAADRSSDRQWSEFRGPTGDGHSPDANVPVQWDASSILWQTDLPVLGHSSPVMWDDKIFLTGAVQKGSAVERHVMCVDRRSGKLLWDTPVALGAGEQIHKMNNWGSPSCATDGTCVAAFFGPGGLHCLDMNGKPLWSRELGSFPGVWGIGASPIFVGDTIVQNCDAQGASYLLAVDKQTGQDRWRQPRADTPRGGWSTPLLSVTPEGAELLLNGEFGINAYNPQTGQPLWNCRGFNGRGTPMPVVGNGLVYVVNGKAGDVYAVRSGGRGDVTETHMAWHTPRRGGRDLPSPILVGDTLVAVGMAGVVTGYDAHDGTVLFKQRLGGNYSGSPILAGGLVYMLSDTGEVNVLKIGRKMEIVSRNRVGSGSDEIFRSSPTTAPGMLLIRSDRRLYCIGSK; encoded by the coding sequence ATGAAAAATATCCGCTGTCTTGCATTGCTGGTTCTCAGCAGTTGCCTGTTCCTGAGCTCCCTTGGATCGGCTGCCGATCGGTCTTCGGATCGCCAATGGAGCGAATTCCGTGGCCCCACCGGCGACGGGCACAGTCCCGATGCCAACGTTCCGGTCCAGTGGGATGCGAGTTCGATCCTGTGGCAGACCGACTTGCCGGTTCTCGGCCATTCGTCTCCCGTGATGTGGGACGACAAGATTTTCTTGACCGGTGCGGTCCAGAAAGGCAGCGCGGTCGAGCGACATGTGATGTGTGTCGATCGCCGTTCGGGGAAGCTGTTGTGGGATACGCCCGTCGCGCTAGGTGCTGGGGAACAGATTCACAAAATGAATAACTGGGGCTCTCCCAGTTGTGCCACCGACGGCACCTGCGTCGCCGCCTTCTTTGGTCCGGGCGGTCTGCATTGCTTGGACATGAACGGCAAACCGCTCTGGTCGCGCGAACTGGGCAGCTTTCCGGGCGTTTGGGGAATTGGTGCTTCGCCGATCTTTGTCGGCGATACCATCGTTCAGAATTGCGATGCGCAGGGAGCTTCTTATCTGTTGGCCGTCGACAAACAGACGGGCCAGGATCGCTGGCGGCAACCGCGAGCCGATACGCCTCGAGGTGGTTGGAGTACGCCGCTGCTGTCGGTCACGCCCGAGGGGGCCGAACTGCTGCTGAACGGTGAATTTGGAATCAATGCCTACAATCCCCAAACCGGCCAACCACTGTGGAACTGTCGCGGCTTTAACGGTCGCGGCACGCCGATGCCTGTCGTCGGCAACGGGCTTGTTTACGTGGTCAATGGAAAAGCGGGAGACGTTTACGCAGTCCGCTCGGGCGGCAGAGGGGATGTCACCGAAACGCATATGGCGTGGCATACGCCTCGCCGCGGCGGACGCGATCTCCCATCGCCGATCCTGGTCGGCGATACGCTGGTCGCAGTTGGAATGGCGGGCGTCGTCACCGGATACGACGCACACGATGGGACCGTATTGTTCAAGCAACGGTTGGGAGGAAATTATTCGGGTTCCCCGATTCTCGCCGGCGGATTGGTCTACATGCTCAGCGATACGGGCGAGGTGAACGTCTTGAAGATCGGCCGCAAAATGGAAATTGTCAGTCGCAATCGAGTCGGTTCGGGCAGCGACGAGATCTTCCGCTCCTCGCCGACCACCGCCCCCGGGATGCTGCTGATCCGCAGCGACCGCCGCCTCTACTGCATCGGCAGCAAATAG